Genomic DNA from Lutibacter sp. A80:
CTCCTAAAAATGCAATTAACAAAATGGCGATTGTAAAAAAGCGACTTATATTATCTGTTATATTTTTTATTGTTTTTTCGTTAGACTTATTAAAAACATCATTACTCCATAATTGCGTTAAATAACTTTGTTCTATAGTACTAATTACTTCCATTTCTATGGCTCCTGCTGTTTGTTTTCCTCCAGCAAACAATTTATCTCCAGATTTTTTTATTACAGGTATTGATTCACCAGTTACAAAACTATAATCTATTGCTGCATTTCCGTTAATTAAAATACCATCAACCGGTATTAATTCTTCATTTCTAATTAAAAGCCTATCTCCTTTTTTTATGTCTTTTACCTGTATATTTATTTCTTTATCATCTAAAATTAAAGAAACAGCAATTGGAAAATACGACTTATAATCTCTCTCAAACGACAAGAAATTATAGGTTTTTTGCTGAAAAAATTTACCTAATAATAAAAAGAAAACCAAGCCTGATAAACTATCAAAAAAACCTGATCCAATATTTAAAAATATTTCAATAGAACTTCTAATAAATAATACCGAAATTCCTAAAGCAATTGGTACATCTATATTTAGCATTCCATGTTTTAACCCCTTATATGCAGAAATAAAATAGTCTTTTGCTGAATAAAACACAACGGGTATAACCATTACAAACATCAACAATCTAAATAAATGCTTGTATTTTTCTAACCAAAATTCATCAACTTCAAAATATTCTGGAAACGATAATAACATTATATTACCAAAAGCAAATGCGGCAATAGATACCTGATAAATTAATGTTTTGTCTATTTTATTTGTTTTCGCATCAGCATCTTCTAAACTTATATAAGGCTCGTAACCAATAGATGTTATTAATTCTACTAATTCTTTTAAATTTGTCTCCTCATTTTTAAAGGTGATACGCAATAATTTCTTTGGAAAATTAACCATTGAAATTGTTACTCCTTTATTAAGTCTATTTAAATTTTCTAAAACCCAAATACATGAACTACAATGTATACTCGGAATATAAAACTCTACTACTGAAGTTTCACCATCATTAAACTCTAAAAGTTTTTCAATAATTTCTTCATTATCTAAATAATTATATTTTCCCTTAATGTCTGAAGGTATTGTTCCAGGTGAAGATTCTAAGTCGTAATAACACGTTAATTCACTAGCATTTAATATTTCATAAACAGTTTTACAACCATTGCAACAAAAACATTTATTATTAAATTTTACAGGATTTTTACCACAATCTGCACCGCAATGATAACAATTATTTACACTCATAATGCTAAATTAACAATGCAAAACTATTGATTTCTTACTGTATAACAATGACAAATATCATATTTTATAACTAAATAATCTGATTAAATTTTGTAAATTTGTAATGTTTTAATTAAAACTATTCCGATTAGTATGTCGAACTGCAGACAGTGTATTATAAAAAGATTTAATGCTTTAAAAACATTAACAAATGAAGAATTAGAAACTTTTTCTGATCATAAAACAACTCTTATTATAAATAAAGGAGATCATTTAATGACAGAAGGAAGCACTATAAATGGTCTGTATTGTATTAAAGATGGCAAAGGAAAATTAACTAAATTAAATACAAACGGAAAAGAACAAATTATAAAATTTATTAAAGGTGGTGATATATTAGGTCATCGTTCATTATTAAGTGAAGAACTTGTTGGTTTAAATGCTATTGCACTTGAAGACATGCATGTTTGTTTTATACCAAAAGGAGATATTTTAGACACAATTAAAATTAATAATCAGTTTTCACTTAATTTAATGAGAAATATTTCACATCAATTAAATGAAGCTAATACTTTAATATCTCAAATGGCTCAAAAGCCCGTTAAAGATAGATTAGCTGAGACTTTATTACATTTAGAAGAAGTATTTGGCTTAGATAATAAAGGCTTTATTGATGTAGTTTTAACTCGTGAAGAAATTGCAAACACTATTGGAACAGCTACAGAA
This window encodes:
- a CDS encoding heavy metal translocating P-type ATPase metal-binding domain-containing protein gives rise to the protein MSVNNCYHCGADCGKNPVKFNNKCFCCNGCKTVYEILNASELTCYYDLESSPGTIPSDIKGKYNYLDNEEIIEKLLEFNDGETSVVEFYIPSIHCSSCIWVLENLNRLNKGVTISMVNFPKKLLRITFKNEETNLKELVELITSIGYEPYISLEDADAKTNKIDKTLIYQVSIAAFAFGNIMLLSFPEYFEVDEFWLEKYKHLFRLLMFVMVIPVVFYSAKDYFISAYKGLKHGMLNIDVPIALGISVLFIRSSIEIFLNIGSGFFDSLSGLVFFLLLGKFFQQKTYNFLSFERDYKSYFPIAVSLILDDKEINIQVKDIKKGDRLLIRNEELIPVDGILINGNAAIDYSFVTGESIPVIKKSGDKLFAGGKQTAGAIEMEVISTIEQSYLTQLWSNDVFNKSNEKTIKNITDNISRFFTIAILLIAFLGGIFWYFYNVDMLFNVVTAVLIIACPCALALSAPFAFGNILRIFGYKNFYLKNSETIENISKIDTIIFDKTGTITSSDKSQLSYFGTALNNTEKSDLKSILRASNHPLSRSLYEYLEVDSLIEKPTVFNEVLGKGIEATINNNTYKIGASSFVEAKSVAINETSIYIKINDEFKGYFLFKNSYREGTKEVFEKLHVNYNLVILSGDNDGEKEYLEELLPKNTLFKFNQKPEDKLEFIKKMQEKNKKVMMIGDGLNDAGALAQSNVGIAISEDVNVFSPACDAILDAKLFNKLPKFLALSKKTIAIIKASFILSFCYNIIGLYFALTGMLTPVVAAILMPLSSISIVVFVTILTNWVSKKL
- a CDS encoding Crp/Fnr family transcriptional regulator produces the protein MSNCRQCIIKRFNALKTLTNEELETFSDHKTTLIINKGDHLMTEGSTINGLYCIKDGKGKLTKLNTNGKEQIIKFIKGGDILGHRSLLSEELVGLNAIALEDMHVCFIPKGDILDTIKINNQFSLNLMRNISHQLNEANTLISQMAQKPVKDRLAETLLHLEEVFGLDNKGFIDVVLTREEIANTIGTATESAIRLLSNLKKDGVIDLQGKKIKISNKSELKNISEGY